The Streptomonospora litoralis genome window below encodes:
- a CDS encoding carboxyl transferase domain-containing protein produces MGRGYGAHELLQATLDADSFRSWDGPPLEVAQDPGYAAELAAARERSGCDEAVVTGEGRLRGRRVAVLACEFSFLAGSIGVAAAERLVGAVERATAERLPLLAAPASGGTRMQEGTVAFLTMVKISAAIAEHKAAGLPYLVYLRHPTTGGVLASWGSQGHVTVAEPGALVGFLGPRVYEQLYGTPFPEGVQSAENLYRRGLVDAVIGVEDLPAIADRALNVLLARSESAPEGHAAAAPQPQTEPPDEPLAEVGAWESITRSRRPERPGVRDLLRRAAGDVVPLKGTGEGEADPGLLLALARFGGAPCVLLGQDRSRQSTDHPLGPAALREARRGMRIAEELRLPLVTVIDTPGAALSREAEEQGMAGQISRCLAELVTLRAPTLAVLMGQGSGGGALALVPADRVVAAEHAWLSPLPPEGASAIVHRTTDRAPELAESQGVHSSRLRADGIVDRIVAEHGDAADAPEAFCVRMGHMLHHELSELLRADPRERLALRHRRYRRLGLPG; encoded by the coding sequence ATGGGCCGCGGATACGGCGCGCACGAACTGCTGCAGGCCACACTCGACGCGGACTCGTTCCGCTCCTGGGACGGGCCGCCCCTGGAGGTCGCCCAAGATCCCGGCTACGCCGCCGAACTGGCCGCGGCGCGCGAGCGCAGCGGCTGCGACGAAGCCGTCGTCACCGGTGAGGGACGGCTGCGCGGCCGCCGCGTGGCCGTGCTGGCCTGCGAGTTCTCCTTCCTCGCGGGCTCGATCGGGGTGGCCGCCGCCGAGCGTCTGGTCGGCGCCGTCGAGCGCGCCACCGCCGAGCGGCTCCCGCTGCTGGCCGCCCCCGCCTCCGGCGGCACCCGGATGCAGGAGGGCACGGTCGCCTTCTTGACGATGGTGAAGATCTCCGCCGCCATCGCCGAGCACAAGGCGGCCGGCCTGCCCTACCTCGTCTACCTGCGCCACCCCACCACCGGCGGCGTCCTGGCGTCGTGGGGGTCCCAGGGCCACGTCACCGTCGCCGAACCCGGCGCGCTCGTGGGCTTCCTCGGTCCACGGGTCTACGAGCAGCTCTACGGCACCCCCTTCCCCGAAGGCGTGCAGTCGGCGGAGAACCTCTACCGGCGCGGCCTCGTCGACGCCGTGATCGGGGTCGAGGACCTGCCCGCCATCGCCGACCGTGCGCTGAACGTGCTGCTCGCCCGATCCGAATCCGCACCCGAGGGCCACGCGGCGGCCGCCCCGCAACCGCAGACCGAGCCCCCCGACGAGCCCCTCGCCGAGGTCGGCGCCTGGGAGTCGATCACCCGCTCCCGGCGCCCGGAACGCCCCGGCGTACGCGATCTCCTGCGGCGCGCCGCCGGCGACGTCGTTCCGCTCAAGGGCACCGGTGAGGGCGAGGCCGACCCCGGCCTGCTGCTCGCGCTGGCCCGCTTCGGCGGCGCTCCCTGCGTGCTGCTGGGCCAGGACCGCTCCCGGCAGAGCACCGACCACCCGCTGGGGCCCGCGGCCCTGCGCGAGGCGCGGCGCGGCATGCGCATCGCCGAAGAGTTGCGGCTGCCCCTGGTCACCGTGATCGACACCCCCGGCGCCGCGCTCTCCCGCGAGGCGGAGGAGCAGGGCATGGCCGGGCAGATCTCGCGCTGCCTGGCCGAACTGGTCACGCTGCGCGCTCCGACGCTGGCGGTCCTGATGGGCCAGGGCAGCGGCGGCGGGGCGCTGGCCCTGGTACCGGCAGACCGGGTGGTGGCCGCCGAACACGCCTGGCTCTCGCCGCTCCCTCCGGAGGGCGCCAGCGCCATCGTGCACCGCACCACCGACCGCGCCCCCGAACTGGCCGAGAGCCAGGGGGTGCACTCCAGCCGGCTGCGCGCCGACGGCATCGTCGACCGGATCGTCGCCGAGCACGGCGACGCGGCCGACGCCCCCGAGGCCTTCTGCGTCCGGATGGGCCACATGCTGCACCACGAGCTCTCCGAGCTGCTGCGCGCCGACCCCCGGGAACGCCTGGCGCTGCGCCACCGGCGCTACCGCCGCCTGGGCCTGCCCGGATGA
- a CDS encoding sulfite exporter TauE/SafE family protein — MHTLVLVALVGLAAQLVDGSLGMAYGVTSTTLLLVVGTTPAAASATVHLAEIGTTLASGAAHWRLGNVDWPVVRRIALPGAVGAFAGATVLSRVSTEAAAPVMAGILLALGCYVLVRFTFRSLPRPRSGAPVRRRLLVPLGLVGGFLDATGGGGWGPVGTPALLASGRTEPRKVIGSIDTSEFIVAVAASAGFLVGLGSSGINPLWAGGLLIGGVAAAPVAAWIVRRVPARVLGSAVGGFIVLTNAHTLLGAVWADPDTAAAAGVYAGVVLAWAAALAWSVRAYLAERALPPAAAPTSAPRVEAAERDLPRSAAG; from the coding sequence ATGCACACGCTCGTCCTCGTCGCCCTGGTCGGGCTGGCGGCGCAACTGGTCGACGGCAGCCTCGGGATGGCCTACGGCGTCACGTCGACCACGCTGCTGCTGGTGGTGGGCACCACGCCCGCGGCCGCTTCGGCGACGGTGCATCTGGCCGAGATCGGCACCACGCTGGCCTCGGGTGCCGCCCACTGGCGGCTGGGCAACGTCGATTGGCCGGTGGTGCGCCGCATCGCCCTGCCCGGTGCCGTGGGCGCCTTCGCGGGTGCCACCGTGCTCAGCCGGGTCTCCACCGAGGCGGCCGCGCCCGTGATGGCGGGGATTCTGCTCGCCCTGGGCTGCTATGTGCTGGTGCGCTTCACCTTCCGGAGCCTGCCGCGCCCACGGTCGGGCGCACCCGTGCGCCGGCGCCTCCTGGTTCCGCTGGGTCTCGTCGGCGGATTCCTCGACGCCACGGGCGGGGGCGGCTGGGGGCCGGTGGGCACACCGGCGCTGCTGGCCTCGGGACGTACCGAGCCGCGCAAGGTGATCGGCTCGATCGACACCAGCGAGTTCATCGTCGCCGTGGCGGCCAGCGCGGGGTTCCTCGTGGGCCTCGGCAGCTCCGGGATCAACCCGCTGTGGGCGGGCGGGCTGCTCATCGGCGGCGTGGCGGCCGCCCCCGTCGCGGCCTGGATCGTGCGGCGGGTCCCGGCGCGGGTGCTCGGTTCGGCCGTGGGCGGGTTCATCGTGCTGACCAACGCGCACACGCTGCTGGGCGCCGTGTGGGCCGATCCGGACACCGCCGCGGCGGCCGGCGTCTACGCCGGGGTTGTTCTGGCCTGGGCGGCGGCACTCGCCTGGTCGGTACGCGCCTACCTGGCCGAGCGCGCACTGCCGCCGGCGGCCGCGCCTACCTCCGCACCGCGAGTGGAGGCGGCCGAGCGCGACCTTCCCCGCTCGGCCGCCGGCTGA
- a CDS encoding sugar-binding transcriptional regulator: MVLVSTVARRFYLDGRSKVEIAEEFGVSRFKVARALETARESGIVRISIRVPAQIDADLSDRVRAAFGLERAIVVDGSDDPAQTHRRLGSVAADLLAEIVADDDVLGLAWGRTVNAVGAELTRLARCTTVQLGGVVSHRTYGEDASEGSVESVLRAAQLSGGPAYPIYAPLVLPDATTARALRSDPGIAGAFDRFDGLTKAVVSIGGWDEQSSTVFSCLDAESREDLRRRGVRAEISAQLFDSQGTRVHSELDERVLAITDAQLAGVPEVVAVAGGPGKTEAIGVVLRSGLISTLVTDAATARELLG; encoded by the coding sequence ATGGTGCTGGTCTCCACCGTCGCGCGCCGCTTCTACCTGGACGGGCGCTCGAAGGTGGAGATCGCCGAGGAGTTCGGCGTGAGCCGCTTCAAGGTGGCCCGCGCCCTGGAGACCGCCCGGGAGAGCGGGATCGTGCGGATCTCCATCCGGGTGCCGGCCCAGATCGACGCCGACCTCTCCGACCGGGTGCGCGCGGCCTTCGGGCTTGAGCGCGCCATCGTCGTCGACGGCTCCGACGACCCCGCCCAGACCCACCGGCGGCTCGGCTCGGTGGCCGCCGACCTGCTGGCCGAGATCGTGGCCGACGACGACGTGCTCGGACTCGCCTGGGGGCGCACCGTCAACGCCGTGGGCGCCGAGCTGACCCGGCTGGCGCGCTGCACGACCGTGCAGTTGGGCGGTGTGGTCTCGCACCGCACCTACGGCGAGGACGCCAGCGAGGGCTCCGTGGAGTCGGTGCTGCGCGCGGCGCAGCTCTCCGGCGGACCGGCCTACCCGATCTACGCCCCGCTGGTGCTGCCCGACGCCACCACGGCCCGCGCACTGCGCTCCGACCCCGGCATCGCCGGCGCCTTCGACCGCTTCGACGGGCTGACCAAGGCCGTGGTCTCCATCGGCGGCTGGGACGAGCAGAGTTCGACGGTGTTCTCCTGCCTGGACGCGGAGTCCCGCGAGGACCTGCGGCGACGGGGCGTGCGCGCCGAGATCTCCGCGCAGCTGTTCGACTCGCAGGGCACGCGGGTGCACAGCGAGCTCGACGAGCGGGTGCTGGCCATCACCGACGCCCAACTGGCCGGGGTGCCCGAGGTGGTCGCGGTGGCGGGCGGCCCGGGCAAGACCGAGGCCATCGGCGTCGTGCTGCGCAGCGGGCTGATCTCCACGCTGGTCACCGACGCGGCGACGGCCCGCGAGCTGCTGGGCTGA
- a CDS encoding alcohol dehydrogenase catalytic domain-containing protein has product MRAAIIERPGTVTVGDRPDPTPADDGVVVRVRACGICGTDLHIADGEFPPSPYPLVPGHEFAGEVVAVGSRAPGGLREGDRVAVDPSLFCGHCAYCRAGRGNLCANWGAIGDTVDGGFAEFAAAPAVNCHRLPDHVGDREAALVEPLSCAVHGVRRIGVHVGERFLLVGAGTMGLLLQQLLQQGGAAVTVVDRNTERLELAKALGAAATAADTAELDGERFDAAADATGAPAAIEAAFDALHRGGRLLVFGVAPDDARVALSPFRIYNDEITVVGSMAVLHSYGAALDLLAAGRLRTAELLTHALPLAEFPDALGLMRAGAGVKVQVRPDAA; this is encoded by the coding sequence GTGCGCGCAGCCATCATCGAACGCCCCGGAACCGTCACGGTGGGCGACCGCCCCGACCCCACCCCCGCCGACGACGGTGTCGTGGTGCGCGTCCGCGCCTGCGGCATCTGCGGCACCGACCTGCACATCGCCGACGGCGAGTTCCCGCCCAGCCCCTACCCGCTCGTGCCGGGCCACGAGTTCGCCGGCGAGGTGGTGGCCGTGGGCAGCCGCGCTCCGGGCGGCCTGCGCGAAGGCGACCGCGTCGCCGTCGACCCCTCCCTGTTCTGCGGCCACTGCGCGTACTGCCGGGCCGGACGCGGCAACCTGTGCGCCAACTGGGGCGCGATCGGCGACACCGTCGACGGCGGTTTCGCCGAGTTCGCGGCCGCCCCCGCGGTGAACTGCCACCGCCTGCCCGACCACGTCGGCGACCGCGAGGCCGCGCTGGTCGAACCGCTCTCGTGCGCGGTGCACGGCGTGCGCCGCATCGGTGTGCACGTCGGCGAGCGCTTCCTGCTCGTGGGCGCGGGCACCATGGGCCTGCTGCTGCAGCAGCTTCTGCAGCAGGGCGGCGCCGCGGTCACCGTCGTCGACCGCAACACCGAGCGCCTGGAACTGGCCAAAGCGCTGGGCGCCGCCGCGACGGCCGCCGACACCGCGGAACTCGACGGCGAGCGCTTCGACGCCGCCGCCGACGCCACCGGCGCTCCCGCGGCCATCGAGGCCGCGTTCGACGCGCTGCACCGCGGCGGCCGGCTGCTGGTCTTCGGCGTGGCCCCCGACGACGCCCGCGTCGCGCTGTCCCCGTTCCGCATCTACAACGACGAGATCACCGTGGTGGGCTCCATGGCCGTGCTGCACAGCTACGGCGCCGCACTCGACCTGCTCGCCGCGGGCCGCCTGCGCACCGCCGAACTGCTCACCCACGCCCTGCCGCTGGCCGAGTTCCCCGACGCGCTCGGCCTGATGCGGGCCGGAGCCGGGGTCAAGGTGCAGGTCCGGCCCGACGCCGCCTGA
- a CDS encoding ABC transporter substrate-binding protein → MGLTAALLSGCAGAGAVAAGDGGTTLVVAIVSNPQMEDAISLQEDFKQEHPNIDVQFVSLPENEARAKITTSVATGGGEFDAVMVSNYETRQWAEYDWLTNLQPYIEKTGYDDEDFLPPIREALSHQGDMYSVPFYGESSFLVYRKDLFEQAGLEMPADPTWAEVADLAAELDDPESGTAGICLRGLPGWGEVMAPFNSILHTFGGRWYDQQWNAELTSPEFREAAEFYVNLVQEHGQPGAATSGFGNCLTHYSQGRAAMWYDATAMVSTVEDPDSSKVVGQNGYAPAPVAETDYGGWLYTWSLGIPASSEHKDAAWKFVSWMTDKEYTELVAEEYGWERVPPGARASTFENPEYQEVASAYADVMRESIADADPQHPTNRPTPYSGINFLAIPEFQDLGTRVSQQLSAAIAGRITVEEALQQSQQYAQSVGDSYKEDQ, encoded by the coding sequence CTGGGCCTGACGGCGGCCCTGCTGTCCGGCTGCGCGGGCGCGGGCGCCGTGGCCGCCGGCGACGGCGGCACCACCCTGGTGGTCGCCATCGTGTCCAACCCGCAGATGGAGGACGCGATCTCGCTGCAGGAGGACTTCAAGCAGGAGCACCCGAACATCGACGTCCAGTTCGTCTCGCTGCCGGAGAACGAGGCCCGCGCCAAGATCACCACATCCGTCGCCACCGGCGGCGGCGAGTTCGACGCGGTCATGGTCAGCAACTACGAGACCCGGCAGTGGGCCGAGTACGACTGGCTGACCAACCTGCAGCCCTACATCGAGAAGACCGGCTACGACGACGAAGACTTCCTGCCCCCCATCCGCGAGGCGCTGTCCCACCAGGGCGACATGTACTCGGTGCCCTTCTACGGGGAGTCGTCGTTCCTGGTCTACCGCAAGGACCTGTTCGAGCAGGCCGGGCTGGAGATGCCGGCCGACCCCACCTGGGCCGAGGTCGCCGACCTCGCCGCGGAGCTGGACGACCCCGAGTCGGGCACGGCCGGGATCTGCCTGCGCGGCCTGCCCGGCTGGGGCGAGGTGATGGCGCCGTTCAACAGCATCCTGCACACCTTCGGCGGGCGCTGGTACGACCAGCAGTGGAACGCCGAACTCACCTCTCCCGAGTTCCGCGAGGCCGCCGAGTTCTACGTGAACCTCGTGCAGGAACACGGCCAGCCCGGCGCGGCCACCAGCGGGTTCGGCAACTGCCTGACCCACTACAGCCAGGGCAGGGCCGCGATGTGGTACGACGCCACCGCGATGGTCAGCACCGTGGAGGACCCCGACTCCAGCAAGGTCGTCGGCCAGAACGGCTACGCCCCCGCCCCGGTGGCCGAGACCGACTACGGGGGCTGGCTCTATACCTGGTCGCTGGGCATCCCCGCCAGCTCCGAGCACAAGGACGCGGCCTGGAAGTTCGTTTCGTGGATGACCGACAAGGAGTACACGGAACTCGTCGCCGAGGAGTACGGCTGGGAGCGGGTGCCGCCGGGGGCCCGCGCCTCGACCTTCGAGAACCCCGAGTACCAGGAGGTCGCCTCGGCCTACGCCGACGTGATGCGCGAGAGCATCGCCGACGCCGACCCCCAGCACCCGACCAACCGGCCGACCCCCTACTCGGGCATCAACTTCCTGGCCATCCCCGAGTTCCAGGACCTCGGCACCCGCGTCAGCCAGCAGTTGAGCGCCGCCATCGCCGGCCGGATCACGGTCGAGGAGGCGCTCCAGCAGAGCCAGCAGTACGCGCAGTCGGTGGGCGACAGCTACAAGGAGGACCAGTGA
- a CDS encoding carbohydrate ABC transporter permease gives MATAPDRRPSQAEQARQARRAERARGWARRAPLLPALIFTILVTQLPFLFTIFYSLQSWNLLRPGSRQFNGLANYAAVLTDSQFLGAALNTVVITASCVLIAMAVGIGLAMLLDRAFLGRGVVRTMLITPFLVIPVATALLWKTNMFDPVFGLVGFVLTPFGLGDVNWVSQFPVASVVTALVWQWSPFMMLLILAGLQSQGRDVIEAGQVDGANKWQMFTDVTLPHLRRYIELGVLLGSIYVVNTFDTIYMMTQGGPGTASSNLPFYIYQRTFLGFDIGQSAAMGVIVVAGTIVVAMLALRLIFRTFMSDQEATS, from the coding sequence ATCGCCACGGCGCCGGACCGCCGCCCCTCGCAGGCCGAGCAGGCCCGCCAGGCCCGGCGCGCCGAGCGGGCCCGCGGGTGGGCGCGGCGCGCCCCGCTGCTGCCGGCGCTGATCTTCACCATCCTGGTCACCCAGCTGCCGTTCCTGTTCACGATCTTCTACTCGCTGCAGTCGTGGAACCTGCTGCGGCCGGGTTCGCGCCAGTTCAACGGGCTGGCGAACTACGCCGCCGTGCTCACCGACTCCCAGTTCCTCGGCGCCGCGCTGAACACCGTGGTCATCACGGCCTCGTGCGTGCTGATCGCGATGGCCGTCGGGATCGGCCTGGCGATGCTGCTGGACCGCGCCTTCCTCGGGCGCGGCGTGGTGCGCACCATGCTGATCACCCCGTTTCTGGTCATCCCGGTGGCCACCGCGCTGCTGTGGAAGACCAACATGTTCGACCCGGTCTTCGGGCTGGTGGGATTCGTGCTGACCCCGTTCGGGCTGGGTGACGTCAACTGGGTGTCGCAGTTCCCGGTGGCGTCGGTGGTGACCGCTCTGGTGTGGCAGTGGAGCCCGTTCATGATGCTGCTCATCCTGGCCGGGCTGCAGAGCCAGGGGCGCGACGTGATCGAGGCCGGACAGGTCGACGGCGCCAACAAGTGGCAGATGTTCACCGACGTCACGCTGCCGCACCTGCGCCGCTACATCGAGTTGGGCGTGCTGCTGGGCTCGATCTACGTGGTCAACACCTTCGACACGATCTACATGATGACCCAGGGCGGACCGGGCACCGCCAGCTCCAACCTGCCCTTCTACATCTACCAGCGGACCTTCCTCGGGTTCGACATCGGGCAGTCGGCGGCGATGGGCGTCATCGTGGTCGCCGGCACCATCGTCGTGGCGATGCTGGCGCTGCGGCTGATCTTCCGCACGTTCATGTCCGACCAGGAGGCGACATCGTGA
- a CDS encoding carbohydrate ABC transporter permease, which produces MTATAPAPRPAAAASPPRPPRARRTRRGGAGGAALTVLTWAIALVFVSPALWMVLTAFKTEGAAQTDPPTLFFEPTLEQLAGVLSADFLPYLGNSLIATLASTALVLVLGTPAAYALSIRPVKRTKDALFFFISTKMLPLVAVVVPIYVAAAEVSMLDNIWTLVVLYTAMNLPIAVWMLRSFFLEVPTGVVEAAQMEGASLPRVLWSVMLPIMAPGVAATALICMIFAWNEFFFAVNLTASQAATVPVFLVGFITSEGLYWAQLAAAATLASLPIVVIGWMAQRQLVRGLSMGAVK; this is translated from the coding sequence GTGACCGCCACCGCCCCCGCCCCACGGCCCGCGGCCGCCGCCTCGCCACCGCGCCCGCCCCGGGCGCGCCGCACCCGGCGCGGCGGCGCCGGCGGTGCCGCCTTGACCGTGCTGACCTGGGCCATCGCCCTGGTCTTCGTTTCACCGGCGCTGTGGATGGTGCTGACAGCCTTCAAGACCGAAGGCGCCGCGCAGACCGATCCGCCCACCCTGTTCTTCGAGCCGACGCTGGAGCAGCTCGCCGGAGTCCTCAGCGCCGACTTCCTGCCCTACCTGGGCAACTCGCTGATCGCCACCCTGGCCTCGACCGCGCTGGTGCTCGTCCTGGGCACCCCGGCCGCCTACGCGCTGTCGATCCGGCCGGTCAAGCGCACCAAGGACGCGCTGTTCTTCTTCATCTCCACCAAGATGCTGCCGCTCGTGGCGGTGGTCGTGCCGATCTACGTCGCGGCGGCCGAGGTGTCCATGCTCGACAACATCTGGACCCTGGTGGTGCTCTACACCGCGATGAACCTGCCGATCGCCGTGTGGATGCTGCGGTCGTTCTTCCTGGAGGTCCCCACCGGCGTGGTCGAGGCCGCCCAGATGGAGGGGGCGAGCCTGCCGCGGGTGCTGTGGTCGGTGATGCTGCCCATCATGGCGCCCGGCGTCGCCGCAACCGCGCTGATCTGCATGATCTTCGCCTGGAACGAGTTCTTCTTCGCGGTGAACCTGACGGCCTCCCAGGCGGCCACGGTGCCGGTGTTCCTCGTCGGGTTCATCACCAGCGAAGGGCTGTACTGGGCCCAACTCGCCGCGGCGGCGACGCTGGCGTCGCTGCCCATCGTGGTCATCGGCTGGATGGCCCAGCGCCAGCTGGTGCGCGGCCTGTCGATGGGCGCGGTGAAGTAG
- a CDS encoding Gfo/Idh/MocA family protein: MGLKVGLLGTGYWARETQGAALAAHPEIDFAGVWGRNAERTRALADRYGVAAYADSDALFGDVDAVAVALPPDIQAEAALRAARAGCHLLLEKPVAFSTEASGAVAAEAERRGLASVVFFTMRFSPRIDAFLRESAAVGGWDGARASMLMPALTTDSPFAQSPWRRERGGLWDIGPHALSVLLPVMGPVAEVTAVAGPRRTTHLLLGHRGGAVSSLALTLEAPPEGMHREFVFFGENGAVPLPDAGQEPAEAFGAAIDRLLHGVRTGEAEEPCGVGFGHEVVAVLEAAQAALERRATVAVEAAGSGA, translated from the coding sequence ATGGGCCTGAAGGTGGGACTGCTGGGCACGGGTTACTGGGCCCGGGAGACGCAGGGGGCGGCGCTGGCCGCCCACCCCGAGATCGACTTCGCAGGGGTGTGGGGGCGCAACGCCGAGCGCACCCGGGCGCTGGCCGACCGCTACGGGGTGGCCGCCTACGCCGACTCCGACGCCCTCTTCGGCGACGTCGACGCCGTCGCCGTCGCGCTGCCGCCCGACATCCAGGCCGAGGCCGCGCTGCGCGCCGCCCGCGCCGGCTGCCATCTGCTGCTGGAGAAGCCGGTCGCCTTCTCCACCGAAGCCTCCGGCGCCGTCGCCGCCGAGGCGGAGCGGCGCGGCCTGGCAAGCGTCGTCTTCTTCACCATGCGCTTCTCCCCGCGCATCGACGCGTTCCTGCGCGAAAGCGCCGCGGTCGGCGGCTGGGACGGGGCGCGGGCGAGCATGCTCATGCCGGCGCTGACCACCGACAGCCCCTTCGCCCAGTCGCCGTGGCGCCGCGAGCGGGGCGGCCTGTGGGACATCGGCCCGCACGCCCTGTCGGTGCTGCTGCCGGTGATGGGACCGGTTGCGGAGGTCACCGCCGTAGCGGGGCCGCGCAGGACTACGCACCTGCTCCTGGGCCACCGCGGCGGCGCCGTCAGCTCGCTCGCGCTGACCCTGGAGGCCCCGCCCGAGGGCATGCACCGCGAGTTCGTCTTCTTCGGCGAGAACGGGGCGGTGCCGCTGCCCGACGCCGGCCAGGAGCCCGCCGAGGCGTTCGGCGCCGCGATCGACCGGTTGCTGCACGGGGTGCGCACGGGTGAAGCGGAGGAACCCTGCGGCGTCGGCTTCGGCCACGAGGTCGTCGCGGTGCTGGAGGCGGCCCAGGCCGCGCTGGAGAGGCGGGCGACGGTGGCGGTGGAGGCCGCGGGCAGCGGGGCCTGA
- a CDS encoding LysR family transcriptional regulator codes for MLDADRIRVLVEVAHAGSITAAAERMSFTAPALSQQLAKLERELGCPLVERSRTGVRLTRAGRVLLAYGERVVGELRDAESAVRAAAGEAPARLSLGAFASAGKLLVPGALAAFGQAHPQVRLSLSDVEPPDGYGLVTSGELDLLITHRYPGVQPPAATGLHRERILVDPLLLVLPEGHTAAGTAPRLADLTDQEWICGAPGISNRIALEAAAAAEGVRVSVAYETRDYEVMLALIRAGVGIGLVPRMILDAAPGSGWVAEPPGGAALEREISIVHRRRPPAPVPAMVDMLRRSARRTGP; via the coding sequence TTGCTGGACGCCGACCGCATCCGGGTGCTGGTGGAGGTCGCCCACGCCGGATCCATCACCGCGGCCGCCGAGCGCATGTCCTTCACCGCCCCCGCGCTGTCGCAGCAGTTGGCCAAGCTGGAGCGGGAGCTTGGCTGCCCGCTGGTCGAGCGCTCGCGCACCGGGGTGCGGCTGACCCGGGCCGGCCGGGTGCTGCTGGCCTACGGCGAACGGGTCGTCGGGGAGTTGCGCGACGCCGAGTCCGCTGTGCGCGCCGCGGCCGGGGAGGCCCCGGCGCGGCTGTCGCTGGGCGCCTTCGCCAGCGCCGGCAAGCTGCTGGTGCCCGGCGCGCTGGCCGCTTTCGGGCAGGCCCACCCCCAGGTGCGGCTGTCCCTTTCGGATGTGGAGCCGCCCGACGGCTACGGGCTCGTCACCTCCGGCGAGCTGGACCTGCTGATCACCCACCGCTACCCGGGTGTGCAGCCGCCCGCGGCGACCGGGCTGCACCGCGAGCGCATCCTGGTGGACCCGCTGCTGCTCGTGCTGCCCGAGGGGCATACCGCAGCGGGCACCGCACCGCGCCTGGCCGACCTCACCGACCAGGAGTGGATCTGCGGCGCCCCCGGCATCTCCAACCGGATCGCGCTGGAGGCCGCCGCCGCGGCCGAGGGCGTGCGGGTGTCGGTCGCCTACGAGACCCGCGACTACGAGGTGATGCTGGCCCTGATCCGCGCGGGCGTGGGCATCGGGCTGGTGCCGCGGATGATCCTCGACGCCGCGCCCGGATCGGGCTGGGTCGCCGAACCGCCGGGCGGCGCGGCCCTGGAGCGCGAGATCTCCATCGTGCACCGGCGCAGACCGCCCGCGCCGGTGCCGGCGATGGTCGACATGCTGCGCCGCTCGGCGCGGCGCACCGGGCCCTGA
- a CDS encoding serine/threonine dehydratase yields the protein MTSTPAATTSLPTPADVDAALDRIAPYVRRTPVLSTRVGGRALTLKLEHLQTTGAFKLRGALNAMLAAGAPQRVVTASGGNHGLGVAAAARMLGAEALVYVPETVPEVKARRLEESGAELVRTGSHYAEAAEAARARAEAEGLRYLHAYDDPDVVAGQGTIGAEIAADAPESDCVAVAVGGGGLVAGVRLGAGRRRVVGVEPEGCQSLHAALAAGEPVAAPVDSVASSALGAARVGDVPFGVLRRRPVETALVTDPEITAARDRLWDEFRIAAEPAAAVPFAAWLAGRVPGDNPCLVVCGANAAWTPQE from the coding sequence ATGACATCCACGCCCGCTGCGACGACCTCGCTGCCCACACCCGCCGACGTCGACGCCGCGCTCGACCGCATCGCCCCCTACGTCCGGCGCACGCCGGTACTGAGCACGCGCGTCGGCGGTCGGGCACTCACCCTCAAACTGGAGCACCTGCAGACGACCGGCGCCTTCAAGCTGCGCGGTGCTCTCAACGCCATGCTGGCCGCGGGCGCGCCGCAGCGGGTGGTCACGGCGTCGGGGGGCAACCACGGACTGGGCGTGGCCGCCGCCGCGCGGATGCTGGGCGCCGAGGCGCTGGTCTACGTGCCCGAGACGGTGCCCGAGGTCAAGGCGCGCCGCCTGGAGGAGTCGGGTGCCGAGCTGGTCCGCACCGGCAGCCACTACGCCGAGGCCGCCGAGGCGGCGCGCGCCCGGGCCGAGGCGGAGGGGCTGCGCTACCTGCACGCCTACGACGATCCCGACGTCGTGGCCGGGCAGGGCACGATCGGCGCCGAGATCGCCGCCGACGCCCCCGAAAGCGACTGCGTCGCGGTGGCAGTGGGGGGCGGCGGCCTGGTTGCGGGCGTGCGCCTGGGCGCGGGGCGGCGCCGCGTTGTCGGGGTGGAGCCCGAGGGCTGCCAGAGCCTGCACGCCGCATTGGCGGCGGGCGAACCGGTCGCCGCGCCGGTGGACTCGGTGGCGTCCTCGGCCCTGGGCGCCGCGCGGGTGGGCGATGTGCCATTCGGGGTACTGCGTCGGCGCCCCGTCGAGACGGCGCTGGTCACCGACCCCGAGATCACCGCCGCGCGCGACCGCCTGTGGGACGAGTTCCGCATCGCCGCCGAACCGGCCGCCGCGGTCCCCTTCGCCGCGTGGCTGGCGGGCCGGGTGCCCGGCGACAACCCCTGCCTGGTCGTCTGCGGGGCCAACGCGGCCTGGACACCGCAGGAGTAG